The Myotis daubentonii chromosome 9, mMyoDau2.1, whole genome shotgun sequence genome has a segment encoding these proteins:
- the BIRC3 gene encoding baculoviral IAP repeat-containing protein 3 — protein MNLVENSEFLSKLMKSANMSEMKYDFSCELYRMSTYSTFPAGVLVSERSLARAGFYYTGVNDKVKCFCCGLMLDNWKQGDKPIEKHKKLYPSCGFLQKLNSGNISGATSPLNLPSSGTNSTHSVFPSSENSGYFSGSYSSFPSSPVNSEPNHDVSALRSPNHCIMNTEHARLLTFQTWPLTFLSPTDLAKAGFYYIGPGDRVACFACGGKLSNWEPKDDAMSEHLRHFPHCPFLESRPQDTSRYSVSNLSMQTQAARFRTFCNWPSSVGVHPKQLASAGFYYMGHNDDVKCFCCDGGLRCWESGDDPWVQHAKWFPRCEYLIRVKGQEFISRVQASYPHLLEQLLSTSENPEDENAELPIIHYGPGENHSEDAVMMNTPVVTAALDMGFSRRLVKQTVQSKILTTGENYKIVSDLVLDLLYAEDEIREEEKERATEEEESDDLSYLRKNRMALSQHLTCVVPILDSLLMAGVIHEQEHDIIRLKTQTTLQARELIDTIIVKGNFAATIFRNSLQENDPTLYKRLFVQQDIKYVPTENVSDLPIEEQLRRLQEERTCKVCMDKEVSIVFIPCGHLVVCKDCAPSLRKCPICRGTIKGTVRTFLS, from the exons ATGAACCTCGTAGAAAACAGCGAATTCTTATCAAAGCTGATGAAAAGCGCCAACATGTCTGAAATGAAATACGACTTTTCCTGTGAACTATACCGAATGTCTACGTACTCGACTTTCCCCGCTGGTGTTCTTGTGTCCGAAAGGAGTCTTGCTCGCGCTGGTTTTTATTACACGGGTGTGAATGACAAGGTCAAATGCTTCTGCTGTGGCCTGATGCTGGATAACTGGAAACAAGGAGACAAACCGATTGAAAAGCATAAAAAGTTGTACCCTAGCTGTGGCTTTCTTCAGAAACTAAATTCAGGTAACATTTCGGGAGCCACCTCTCCGCTTAATTTGCCTTCTTCGGGAACAAATTCCACCCATTCAGTATTTCCAAGTTCGGAAAACAGTGGTTATTTCAGTGGCTCTTATTCCAGCTTCCCCTCAAGTCCTGTGAACTCCGAACCAAATCACGATGTGTCTGCCTTGAGAAGTCCCAACCACTGTATAATGAATACGGAACACGCCAGGTTACTTACTTTCCAGACGTGGCCATTGACCTTCCTGTCGCCAACCGATCTGGCAAAAGCAGGTTTTTACTACATAGGACCTGGAGACAGAGTGGCTTGCTTTGCCTGTGGTGGAAAACTGAGCAACTGGGAACCAAAGGATGATGCTATGTCGGAACACCTGAGACATTTCCCCCACTGCCCGTTTTTAGAAAGTCGGCCTCAAGACACTTCAAGATACAGTGTTTCTAATCTGAGCATGCAGACGCAGGCCGCCCGTTTCAGAACATTCTGTAACTGGCCCTCGAGTGTTGGAGTTCATCCTAAGCAGCTTGCAAGTGCAGGTTTTTATTATATGG GTCACAATGATGATGTCAAATGCTTTTGCTGTGATGGTGGACTGAGGTGTTGGGAATCTGGAGATGACCCATGGGTACAACATGCCAAATGGTTTCCAAG GTGTGAGTACTTGATACGAGTTAAAGGACAAGAGTTCATCAGTCGCGTTCAAGCCAGTTATCCTCATCTACTTGAACAG CTGTTATCTACTTCAGAGAATCCAGAAGATGAAAATGCAGAGTTACCAA TTATTCATTATGGACCCGGAGAAAACCATTCGGAAGATGCAGTCATGATGAATACACCTGTGGTTACAGCTGCCTTGGACATGGGCTTCAGTAGGAGGCTGGTAAAACAGACAGTTCAGAGTAAAATTCTAACAACTGGGGAGAATTACAAAATCGTCAGTGATCTTGTATTAGATTTACTTTATGCTGAAGATGAAAtaagggaagaggagaaagaaagagcaaCTGAGGAAGAAGAATCAG ATGACCTGTCATATCTCCGGAAGAATAGGATGGCACTTTCTCAACATTTGACTTGTGTGGTTCCAATCCTGGATAGTCTGCTAATGGCCGGAGTGATTCATGAACAAGAACATGATATTATTAGACTGAAGACGCAGACAACTCTGCAAGCAAGAGAACTGATTGATACTATTATAGTAAAAGGAAATTTTGCAGCCACCATATTCAGAAACTCTCTACAAGAAAATGACCCCACGTTATACAAGCGTCTATTTG tGCAACAGGACATAAAGTATGTTCCCACAGAAAATGTTTCAG ACTTACCAATAGAAGAACAATTGAGGAGACTGCAAGAAGAAAGAACATGCAAAGTGTGCATGGACAAAGAAGTTTCCATAGTGTTTATCCCGTGTGGTCATCTAGTAGTATGCAAAGATTGTGCCCCTTCCCTAAGGAAATGTCCTATTTGTAGAGGTACAATCAAGGGTACAGTTCGTACATTTCTTTCATGA